GCGGTTGTTGGATCAGCTTCGATTTTGATCCGGTCAATTCGATCACCAGTTCCGCCAGTTCGCGGATCGTAAATTCGCCTTGGTTGCCGATGTTCACCGGCCCGACAAAGCCCTCGGTGTTGTTCATCATCCGGATGATCGCGTCGACCAGATCGTCGCGGAAACAGAACGAACGGGTCTGTTGGCCGTCGCCGAAGATCGTGATGTCTTCGTTCTGCAACGCCTGACGGATAAAGTTCGAGACCACGCGACCGTCGTAAGGATGCATACGCGGCCCGTAGGTGTTGAAGATCCGCACGATCCGGACGTCGACCTTGTTCATCCGGTGGTAATCCATGAACAACGTCTCGGCGGCGCGTTTGCCTTCGTCGTAACAGGCACGCGGTCCGATTGGGTTGACGTTGCCGCGATACGATTCGGTCTGCGGATGCTCTTCCGGATCGCCATAAACCTCGCTGGTGCTCGCTTGCAAAATTCTGGCACCACAACGTTTGGCCAACCCCAACATGTTGATCGCTCCCATCACGGAGGTCTTCATCGTTTTGATCGGGTTGTATTGGTAGTGCCCCGGGGCGGCGGGACAGCCCATGTTGTAAACCTGATCGACTTCCAAAAAGATCGGCAGTGTGATGTCGTGACGGATCAGTTCGAAGTTTGGTTTGCCCAGCAGATGCGCGACGTTTGTCTTTTGGCTGGTGAAGAAATTGTCCAAACAGATGACGTCGTGCCCCTCGGCAACCAAACGTTCACACATGAACGAACCAAGGAATCCGGCACCGCCGGTGACGAGAATACGTTGCATCTTGCTGCTCTACTGCTGGAGACAATTTAAGATCGGCCAACGACCGGCCAACAGGCATGAACACCAATCCAACATGCCGTGAATTGCTAAGTGTATTCCGAAATTGGACCCTGTACAGGCGGATCGCGTCGGAGCGGCGGACTAGCCGCCAGTAAGTGGCCCCACGCCCCCGTCTACAGCGTGCGGTGGTACGCAGATCCGGTGGCGACGTGGTGGAAACCGAGTCGTGTTAAAAAATCGATTCTCGCCGGTGCCGATGGTTTTTCCGAGTTGATGATCGCTCGCACGGTGTGAAACCGGCGTTGCACCATCGATGGTAGCGATCCGGCGACCGCATAGCGGACCTCGGCGGCGAGGTCGACATCCAGTGGGTTCCCCGACAGGCTGTCGAAGTTTGCCAGATACAGCAGGCCGCGATCCATCACCAATGCGTCGCGATCGGAGAGATAAAAGGTTGCCGACGCTAATTCCTGACCGGTCCGGTTGGAAACGACAAATTCGGTGATATCGAAGTGCGAATGAGCACACGCGGCTCGCCATTCGGTCGGCAGTTGTTGCGGCCGCTCGTCGATCGTCGCCATCCGCCGCAGCAGCAACAGTTCGCGATCGACTGGAGCGCGGAACGACGTCAGGTCCAACTCCATCGCAATCATCGGCGTTCGCGGCTCGAATCCGTCGGCGGTCAGCAATTCGACCATCAGGTGATCGCTGTCGGGAATTCCAATCACTCCCGAATATGGTTCCAGCCCGACAAGTCCGGAAAGATCGCCCAACACCGTGCCAACTTCAAACTCTCGAATTCCCGCTTCCGCCGAGAGGTCGATCGAAGCTTGCAGCAGAGCCTCAGCCGACGCGCGGCGGTCGGCGCATTGACCGACGCAAAAGCTGGCGATCCGGGCGCGAATCGGCGGGTCGTCGCTGGGGTCGGTTTGGAGATGCGAAAAACCGACTAATTGCCCCTCTTCCTCGATCACTAACATGTGGTCGAATTCGAAAAAAGGCTTGTCGAGGATCGCTTGTTCCAGCTGCGCCGAGGTGGTCGAAACGATCGGGCCGACCGTTTGCCAATGCTCTCGCCAAGCAACCGCGAGACGGTTCGTATCACTATTTTGGAATGGGCGAATCAAAGCCACAATTGTTTTCCTGCATCATGCGGAGCGTTCTTGTGACAGCAAATAATGGCACAGGTCGCCGCAGTTGGCCATGCCTGGCAGTTGCGAAATGGGGTCCGTCCAAAATTATATCCAATTTCGCTTGGCCCGTGGCGCTGCGAAACGTTGGTAAAACGGGTAGATTCCCTGTCGCGATTCCCTCTGGAGCATGTGATGCCCGATATTTTATCAAATGAATTTAGCGAACCAGGATTTCTGAAACGGCTTCGGAACTGGCGCGATGCGATGCCTTGGTTGGTGCTGGCGCAGTGCCTGCAATCGGCAACATCGATCGTGGCACTGATCCTTGCACTGGCTGCCCTCTTCCTAGGGTCGTGGGGAGCGTTTGCGCTGGAACGAACGATCGAACATCGCGACTACGAAGCGTTCCCCGATTGCGCCGCGCTGCCGGTCCGCGTGCCGCTGACGGGCAGCCCGAATCTGTTGCCGGCAGAACTGTCCCAGGTCCGCGGCCCCTCGGTCGTCGGAGTTCAGATGTACCTGACCAGTCCAATCCGCCAGTTGGCGATCGAGCAACGCGATCCGTTGGTCTTTGGGCTCCGTTTGCTGCAGCAGTTCTGGCTGTTTGCCGTCTGGATTCTCCCAGCCGGTTTTGTCATGCGGGCTGCGGCGCTGAACGTCGCCGGGCGCGAGCGGATGTCGACTCCCGACGCGCTGAAACTGGTTCTGAAGCGATCGCCAAGCTTCCTCTCCGGCGTGACTCTGACGCTGGGCTTTATGCTCATCTGCTTGACCTATTTTCTGTTGTTGGGCTTCGTCGACCGAATCCCCGCGGTCGGTACGATCCTAGCGACCGCCGGCGGCCTGCTGGGACTGCCGATCCTGTTTATCGCTGGGATCCTGTTGTTCGGATCGCTCCTCGCTTTTCCATTGATGTGGAGTTCGGTCGTTGTCGAACCGCACGCCGATGGCTTCGATGCGGCCAGCCGAGGCTTTGAGTACATCATCCAACGCCCCTTCCGATTCGCAGCCTATGTCGTCATGGTCTGGCTGCTGTCGATCGTGATCGCAAATCTGTTGAGCGGTATTTTCTCGAGCGGCCTCGCGTTGGCGAGCACTGCGTTTGGTCTGACCGCGGCGGCCGACAGCCACTTGCCCCTCGCCGTGCAAACGATCGCTCAGCACATTCCGACAGCGATCGCCTTCAATCTATTCTGGGCCTTCTCCGTCGGGATCTACCTGCTGCTGCGACGCGACGCCAATCATCAGGACATCGAAGAGGTTTGGGAGCCGCCGCAACCGCCCGCGAAACCGCTGCCCGATCTCGACCTGCCGGAGAATCCGGCGTAACGCCGATCGACCGAGTCAGCGTGGAATGCGGTAAACGCCTCGTTTTTCACGTTCCCCCGCTTCGCGAACGATACGACTATTTGTCTTTTAACGCGCGGACGGCGTCGCGAGCGCGGGCCAAGAATTCATTTTTGGGTTCGCCCGATTCCAGCCACATCGGGGCGCCGATCGTGATGCAACTGAGCAGCGGCACAGGCAGGAATTCGCCGCGTGGCAGAATCCGGTTGACGTTGTCGATATAGACCGGCACCAGCTCCAAATCGGGACGCTTCTTGCTTAGATAATAGAGCCCGCTTTTGAAGCTCCCCATCTCGCCGGTGATGCTGCGACTCCCCTCGGGAAAGACGATCAACGAATAAACGTCTCCCATCTCGCGGATCATGATCTGCACCGGGCTCTGATGCACCTTGATCTCTTTGCGATCGATCAGCAGTGCGTTAAACGATTCGGCGATGTGTCGGCGGAACCGGCTGCTGTCCCAGTAGTCCTTCGCCGCCACCGGACGCGTCAGCGCGCGAATCTCCTTCGGCAGAGCGCTCCATAAAACCGCAGCGTCCAGATGGCTCGTGTGATTCGCAAAATAGACGCGCTGACAAGTTTCTGGCTGGCAATCGACCCAGCGGACGGTAAATCCGCTGAACATCTTGGCCAACAGAACGATCGCGTGACTAGTGAGTTGCATCGAGGCGAACAATTGTTGGATGAACAACGGTCCTCAGTTGTTCCCCAGGGAGTGGACGATGCGACGCGGCAGCCCTCGAGTGAGGACGTTGAAGGACTGCGGGTTCCAGCCCCGCATTCTATCCTCTTGCGCGTCGCGAGCCCAGGGCGGCCAACGGTTGCCATTGCATCCAACTGGCTTGCGGCGAATGAACTTGCCGGTCGTATTGCTCTTGGATCAGGCTTTCGTATCCGTCGACCATCGCTTCCAAGGAACCGGTTCCGACGACAAGCTCGCGACCGGCTTTGCCCAAACGATCGGCCAGTTGAGGCGTCTGCAACAACTCGACCGCGTGCTGAGCCATGGCGGCGGCATCGCCTGGTGGTACAAGGAATCCGGTTTCGCCTTGGCGCACCGATTCCTTGACCGATCCGACATCGGTGCTCAACACCGGCGTTTGGCAAGCCAACGCTTCGAGGATTGAAACGGGACTCGCTTCATTGTGGCTGCACAGCAAAAACAGATTGCTCGCCGCCAGAAGACGCGGCGTGTCGTGACGCGTTCCCAACAGATGAACCCGGGCGCTGACTCCCGCTTCGTTGCAAGCCGCTTCGATCGCCGGACGCTCGGGCCCGTCGCCGACGATCAACCAATGCGATCCAGGAATCTGTTGGCTCACGCGGCGGGCGACGTCGACATACATCGCGTGGTTCTTTTCCGGACGCAGCGCGGCGACGATGATGCCCAGCGGCGCGTCGCTGGGAATTTGCAGCTCTTCCCGAACCGCCAACGCTGCGTCGGGATCGGGAGCGAACCGCTGGACGTCGACGCCATTGCGAATCGCAAATACCTTGGCGTCGGGAAAACCTTCCTGCTCGCGCAAGTAGTCGGCATGTGATGCGGCGACGCCGATGAAAGCCGACGTGATCGGCGTTAGCAGACGATTCAAACGTCCGACACCATCGGGCCAACCCGTCGAATGCAACGCGCTAGCGATCACGGGAACGCCAGCAAACCAAGCGGCCAACCTTCCCCAGAACATTTTGTCCCCCGCACCAACCGTCACAACGGCATCGATCTGTTGGCGGCGGAACAGCGAGATCAACCGCGGCAGCGTCCGCGGGTCGAACTTCGAGGACAACAGATGGCTGTGCACCTCGACACGGTCGCGAATCGCTTCGCCCAAGGGGCCCGGTTCTTTGAGACAACAGACCTCGGGAACGATTCGATTGCGGTCGAAGCGATCGATCATGTTGACCAACAGCGTCTCAGCACCGCCGACCGGCATGCTGGTGATCACAAACATAGTTTTCAGCGGGCCGCGGCGATTGCGCGGCAGGTGGCGGCGAAACAGACGGATCATCGTTTGGTTTCCATCAACGGAATGCGGAAGGTTGGAGGTCGGAGCGTTTATCGGAACGGCTTAGCCGACGAGTTCTTGGGTTTGTTCCCAGTTGTTTGCCGGCGGCAACCAGTATCGGATCTCGGGACGCTGATGCAGCTTGCGGGCATCGAACGACAGCCAGTTTTTGAATCGCGACATCTCGGCGTCGCCGTGAATCCGGCGGATGTGAAAGGCATCTTGGCCGGGCAGGTTGTACGCACCGTAAGCGCTGCAAAAACCTTGAAATCCGGCGGCATAGGCAGCTTGGATGCCCGCGATCGGAATGTTGTCGGGCAAGCCGTAAGGAAACGCAAAGTATCGCAGCGGCATGTCCAAAGCAGCCCGCATCTCGGCGGCGCCATCGGTGATTTCGTCGCGGAAGTCGTCGGCGGTAATCAAGTTACCGCAATCGCAATGCGTCCGTGTGTGGTACCCGATCTCGACGCTTGTTCCGGCAAGAGCTTTCAATTCGTCCAGCGAATTGACGGGCAAAGGGCAGCCCGCGGCGACGTCGTGCGGGAATGGATCTCCGGTAACGCAGTTGCCATACGACACAAAGTAGGTGCAGGGCATCTTGTTGCGAATCAGATAGGGCAACGCAAACCGGCAGTTCTCCGCGTATCCGTCGTCGAACGTGATGTGGACCGCGGGACGCCGGCTGTCTTGCTGGCGAATCCGTCGCTGGACCTCTTGCATATCGATCACGTCAAACCGCTCGCGAATCCACTCCATCTGCTCTTGAAACAGATCGCATGGGATCGTCCAGTCGTTGGGCTGTTCGTCGGCAACGCGGTGATAGAACAGAACCGAGATCGGTGCTTTGCCCTTGGCGCTCAGGCGACGTAGCTGAAGCTGACGGCAGGGAGTCGAAACGACGCGGCGGAGGTCGATTGCAAGTTGACGAAAATTGGACATGGAAGCGACAGCGCGTGTATCTAGGGAACATTCATATTCCCAATGGATACGTCTTATGGTGCCGCTGGCAAATCAAACTGGTTCGTTGCCACCCGCAGGCCACCGATCTGACAACGATCGCTGCCGGTTGCAACGATCGTTTGTTCTGTGCCGAGATTGGCGTCGGCGATTCGTGCGGCGATCAGCCGGCATCGGCCTCGCGGACGCAGATCAAACAATTTCCAACGCGCAACACGATCGAATTCTCAACGACCGCCGCTCCATAAAGCGTCGGTTTGCTGAACATCGCCACGCCGCGGCGTCGTTCGGGCGATTCCTCTTCAGCCAACAGCGGCTCGGCTGGCAACGTCTCGTCGTTCCACGATTCGTTTTCCGCCAACACCTCGAACTTGCGCCCGGCGGCTAGGACGGAGACGATCCCATGTTGGCCAAACAGGTAGATCCGATCGCCAACGCCAATCGGTGTCGCCCAACACGACTGCTTGGTCCGCTTGGAATAAACCGATTCACCCGTCTGTGCGTCGAAGCAATGGACCACGCCGGCGCGATTGATCCAATACGCCAAACCTTGGTGAACGATCGGCGAAGCCCAGCTGGGGACAGCCCCTTCGGCAATCCATTCACGTTTGACGGTCCAGCCATCGCCTTGGCGAGCGATCTGGAGGAGACAGTTGGAATCGGCAGCGGAGCCGGCGTTTTCACCATTGCGCCCGGGGGACGCGCCAATCAGAACGCGTCCGTTTCCATAATCGATCGGCGAGGTGCCGGTGTTCCCACCGACGTCGGTGAACGTCCACAACGTCTCGCCCGATTCGGGATCGTAACCGTCGACGCTGCCAGCGGAACTGACGACGATTTGCGTCGCACCGTCGACATGGATCACCGCCGGAGAACTCCAACTGCGCCGCGATTCGCGGTCGACTTTCCATTCCGTTTTGCCCGTCGCTTTGTCGATCGCCAACAGCCCGCTGGGACCGTCGTGTTCGATCAAGACGAACATCTTCGTCGCGGTTTGGCAGGGGGAAGCCCCAATCCCAAACTCCGCTTTGAAGTCGCCAAGTTCATCCACCAGCGACCGCTTCCAAAGCATGTCGCCAGCGTGCGAATAGGCGACGCAATCGCCGCTCTCGAAATACGCGATCACTCGATCTTGATCGACCACCGGCGTCGGAGCGGCGCGGCTGACGTAATAACTGTTGGCGACCGGAGCGGAGTTCTCGATGCTCTGCCGCCACAACTCGTCGCCACTCTTAAGGTCAATGCAAACCGTGTGATAGGTCTCTTTGTTGGGACCTTCGACGCCGGTGACAAAGACTCGTTCTCCCCAGACGACCGGACTCGATTGTCCGTGTCCCGGCAGCGTCGCTCGCCAGGCGATGTTCTCCGTCGCGGTCCACTCCAGCGGCAGCGATTGCGTCGCGCCGGGTCGGGCTCCCGCACCTAGAAATGCGGGCCAGACTGCGGGTTCGCCATTTGCCATGGCCACAAGAATTGTCAGGAACCAAAACATGTTTCTACCTTTTTCAGATCAAATTCGGGGCATGGGCAGCGGACCGACGCGAGCCGCGATCTGTCCGCTGGTTGGGGATTCTAACCGGCAAACTTATTGAGTTGCCAACGGTCGGCGGACGGGAACGTGCAGCGTGACCGTTGCGGCATAGCTGGTGAACTCGTATTCGTCGCTCTTTTCGTCGTCCGCTGTGTGGTGGGCGACGATCAGATATCGGTTGCCCGCCTTGGGAACAAACGTTGCCAGCCCACCGCTGTCGGTGCGGAACTGGAAATCGGGATCGAATTCACCCTGCAGTTCGGCTCCTTGCGGGATGAAGCTGACGACGACATCTTTCTTCGGTTTGCCTTGATGCAGAACCTGGACCGTCAACGGCTGGCCGACTGCGGTCTCGGTGAACGGGCAGGTTTGCAGCACGACTTCAAAAGGCATACCGAGTGGCTTTTTGTGGTCGTGGCCAACGATCTTCGCATCGTCGATCGAATGGCTGGCCAGGAAGTAACTCTTCGCCGTACGGACACCTCGAACGCTCTTGCCGTGCTGCATGACGCGATCCAGTTGAACGGCGACGCAGTGAACGCCGGGGGCTTCCACAGGCAGTGGCTGCGTCCAGTAGCCTTCCTTTTCCGCCATCGCGGTCGACGTCATCTTGTCGCGCAGATCGACACGGGTGCCGTCGGGCGATTGATGTTCGGCCGTAACCCAGTCGAGCGAAACGAGGCCGGCGAGCTTAAAGTCGCGGTGGTGGTTGCCATGATTTCCCAAGCAGAGATCGACGTGCACGATCTCGCCCGGCGCTACAACCGGAATATTGGTTTGCGTCCAGATGTCGTGAGCCGAGGCGGTCAGTTGAGCCAACGCCAAGAGGCTGGTCAGCACGCAGGTGAGTTTTCGATTCATGTTGTTTATCCCAAGAGGTTGGTTTGATTTTAGATCTGAAATTGCGATAGCCCATTAATATTCGGGAATCACTTCGTTGTCGGCGATCGATCCGATCAGTTGCCAGGTGTACCGATCGATCGATTCGGTGACAAATCGGACCGAACCATCAGCCATCAACAGCATGACGCCGCCGGGGTGACGGCTGCGGGCACTCTTGCGCGCTGCGTAGCGCGAGTAGCAATCATTTTCCAAAGCGTTGGGACCATAGAAGTGATGGTATCCGGTGTCGTTGACCGAGCCGTCGGCCCATTTTTCGCCACGACTGAAGATCACCGGGCTCGAATCATTCAGGCACCAGGAATCATCGATTGTTGGGGACGATGCATCCCAGACCGAGGCGAGCAAACCCTCGGGGCCGCTGTTGGCGACGCCGCGGGTGCTGTCGGGACTTCCCGAACCAATCAGCGTTTCGCTGAACGCGGCGGTATGCGACGTCCCATCGAGGATATCGCGGAATCGCTTTTGCGAATCGATGTAAAACAGCCCGTCGCAATTGACGTACAGACCGCCATCTTGAGCCGTCCCGTTGTTGGCGTGGTAGTTGGTCGCGCCCCATTCATCGCTGATCCGTTCATGGACATCGCTGGGGCACAAAAAGGTCGAGACCTGCGTTGCGACGGCATCGCCCAGATCGGGATGCGTGACAACGCTTGGGGGTGGGCCCATCGAGAAGATCAACAGCGGTTGCTGCAAATCGATAGCTTGATAGATCGCTGATTGCTCCAAATACGGAGTCAGCAGCGCCAACGGGCCCCAGCGATAGAACGATTGTTCCGATGCGGGAACCGGTGCTTTGGCTTGGTCTCGCTGCGACGGAAACCGCTGCAGCGTGTCGTGGTGCATGTGCAGCGCCAGACCGATCTGTTTCATGTTGTTGCTGCACGACATCCGCCGCGCGGCCTCGCGAGCGGCTTGAACCGCCGGCAACAGCAGCCCAACGAGGATGCCAATGATCGCGATCACAACCAACAGCTCCACGAGCGTGAAGCCGGCGCGTGATCGTTTTTGGGGCGGCGAGAGGTGTGAGAGTCGTTTCATGGGTATGGAAAGTCTTTCGTAACTTGAGATTGGTAGATCGATAGCCACGCCGCGATCAAAGATCAGCGCACGGCAAGCGACAGGGGACAGACGCCGGCTCCATCGTCGTGGCACGCGTGGCGGCTTGGTCATTGCCAAGCAGCTCGCAGCGGTCCCTGAGATGGAATTCCAACGGAATCAAGAAACCGACAAAGCGATCTGAACCGCCGGCTGCAAACACTGCAGCGTCAGCTTGGAGCGAATCCGCGTTTCAAGTGGAACTATCAGCGGGCATGAAACAGCAGTCGGTTCGCCAAGGAACCGCGAGCTTTCATGCAGCAACTGATTTCATCAACTGAAAACAGAAACGTCACCAGCGTTGGACCGCAGCCAGGCGGCCAACCGAGTTCAGATGACTTCTTCGGCGAAGAAGAACGCGCCTAGGGATAGGGTTGCGCGGGAGCAAATTTCAAGGGATGGGCGAATTGGTCGTCGATCGCCGTCCAGAACAACAGCGTCGGCGTGGGAAGCGCCAATGTCGCTGGAACGATCTCGACAACGACGCTCGAAAGGACGTTCCAGAAACCATCGATGCCGCGACATCGTGCGGCATCCTCCAGGCGAACGATCCGCAGAGTTGGCGATTCAACCGTCGCTGTCGATGCCGCCGTGGCGCTCGCGGCAGCCGGCGGCTTCGGCTCGCATTGCGAACCGCTCGAAGCGCTGCAGCAACACGATTTCGCAGACGGAGCGACCTTCGACGCGACCGCTTCGCCAGCAGCTCTTTGGACGCGAGCGATCAAGAAAGCCGGAGGCTGGACGTCGTTTTCCGCCGCCCATTGCAGCTTCTCCACATCGCTGTGGCAGCAGCACTTGTCCCAACAGAATTCCGCAGAAGAGCAGCCGCAGGGGCAAGCTTCGCAAGGAAATCGCCCGGTTTTCTCGGGAACCGGAGCGTAGGTGGGCAAACCGATCATGCCACACGCCAACACCACCAGCAACGTCAGGCAGATGCCGCGTCGGGTTGTCG
Above is a genomic segment from Rosistilla ulvae containing:
- a CDS encoding UDP-glucuronic acid decarboxylase family protein encodes the protein MQRILVTGGAGFLGSFMCERLVAEGHDVICLDNFFTSQKTNVAHLLGKPNFELIRHDITLPIFLEVDQVYNMGCPAAPGHYQYNPIKTMKTSVMGAINMLGLAKRCGARILQASTSEVYGDPEEHPQTESYRGNVNPIGPRACYDEGKRAAETLFMDYHRMNKVDVRIVRIFNTYGPRMHPYDGRVVSNFIRQALQNEDITIFGDGQQTRSFCFRDDLVDAIIRMMNNTEGFVGPVNIGNQGEFTIRELAELVIELTGSKSKLIQQPLPADDPTRRKPDITLATKHLGWTPTTPLRDGLAKTIEWFQSIDLNDYRPPTPNYV
- a CDS encoding GNAT family N-acetyltransferase — its product is MALIRPFQNSDTNRLAVAWREHWQTVGPIVSTTSAQLEQAILDKPFFEFDHMLVIEEEGQLVGFSHLQTDPSDDPPIRARIASFCVGQCADRRASAEALLQASIDLSAEAGIREFEVGTVLGDLSGLVGLEPYSGVIGIPDSDHLMVELLTADGFEPRTPMIAMELDLTSFRAPVDRELLLLRRMATIDERPQQLPTEWRAACAHSHFDITEFVVSNRTGQELASATFYLSDRDALVMDRGLLYLANFDSLSGNPLDVDLAAEVRYAVAGSLPSMVQRRFHTVRAIINSEKPSAPARIDFLTRLGFHHVATGSAYHRTL
- a CDS encoding lysophospholipid acyltransferase family protein; the protein is MQLTSHAIVLLAKMFSGFTVRWVDCQPETCQRVYFANHTSHLDAAVLWSALPKEIRALTRPVAAKDYWDSSRFRRHIAESFNALLIDRKEIKVHQSPVQIMIREMGDVYSLIVFPEGSRSITGEMGSFKSGLYYLSKKRPDLELVPVYIDNVNRILPRGEFLPVPLLSCITIGAPMWLESGEPKNEFLARARDAVRALKDK
- a CDS encoding glycosyltransferase; its protein translation is MIRLFRRHLPRNRRGPLKTMFVITSMPVGGAETLLVNMIDRFDRNRIVPEVCCLKEPGPLGEAIRDRVEVHSHLLSSKFDPRTLPRLISLFRRQQIDAVVTVGAGDKMFWGRLAAWFAGVPVIASALHSTGWPDGVGRLNRLLTPITSAFIGVAASHADYLREQEGFPDAKVFAIRNGVDVQRFAPDPDAALAVREELQIPSDAPLGIIVAALRPEKNHAMYVDVARRVSQQIPGSHWLIVGDGPERPAIEAACNEAGVSARVHLLGTRHDTPRLLAASNLFLLCSHNEASPVSILEALACQTPVLSTDVGSVKESVRQGETGFLVPPGDAAAMAQHAVELLQTPQLADRLGKAGRELVVGTGSLEAMVDGYESLIQEQYDRQVHSPQASWMQWQPLAALGSRRARG
- a CDS encoding polysaccharide deacetylase family protein, producing the protein MSNFRQLAIDLRRVVSTPCRQLQLRRLSAKGKAPISVLFYHRVADEQPNDWTIPCDLFQEQMEWIRERFDVIDMQEVQRRIRQQDSRRPAVHITFDDGYAENCRFALPYLIRNKMPCTYFVSYGNCVTGDPFPHDVAAGCPLPVNSLDELKALAGTSVEIGYHTRTHCDCGNLITADDFRDEITDGAAEMRAALDMPLRYFAFPYGLPDNIPIAGIQAAYAAGFQGFCSAYGAYNLPGQDAFHIRRIHGDAEMSRFKNWLSFDARKLHQRPEIRYWLPPANNWEQTQELVG
- a CDS encoding outer membrane protein assembly factor BamB family protein: MANGEPAVWPAFLGAGARPGATQSLPLEWTATENIAWRATLPGHGQSSPVVWGERVFVTGVEGPNKETYHTVCIDLKSGDELWRQSIENSAPVANSYYVSRAAPTPVVDQDRVIAYFESGDCVAYSHAGDMLWKRSLVDELGDFKAEFGIGASPCQTATKMFVLIEHDGPSGLLAIDKATGKTEWKVDRESRRSWSSPAVIHVDGATQIVVSSAGSVDGYDPESGETLWTFTDVGGNTGTSPIDYGNGRVLIGASPGRNGENAGSAADSNCLLQIARQGDGWTVKREWIAEGAVPSWASPIVHQGLAYWINRAGVVHCFDAQTGESVYSKRTKQSCWATPIGVGDRIYLFGQHGIVSVLAAGRKFEVLAENESWNDETLPAEPLLAEEESPERRRGVAMFSKPTLYGAAVVENSIVLRVGNCLICVREADAG
- a CDS encoding DUF4198 domain-containing protein, with the translated sequence MNRKLTCVLTSLLALAQLTASAHDIWTQTNIPVVAPGEIVHVDLCLGNHGNHHRDFKLAGLVSLDWVTAEHQSPDGTRVDLRDKMTSTAMAEKEGYWTQPLPVEAPGVHCVAVQLDRVMQHGKSVRGVRTAKSYFLASHSIDDAKIVGHDHKKPLGMPFEVVLQTCPFTETAVGQPLTVQVLHQGKPKKDVVVSFIPQGAELQGEFDPDFQFRTDSGGLATFVPKAGNRYLIVAHHTADDEKSDEYEFTSYAATVTLHVPVRRPLATQ
- a CDS encoding DUF1559 family PulG-like putative transporter → MKRLSHLSPPQKRSRAGFTLVELLVVIAIIGILVGLLLPAVQAAREAARRMSCSNNMKQIGLALHMHHDTLQRFPSQRDQAKAPVPASEQSFYRWGPLALLTPYLEQSAIYQAIDLQQPLLIFSMGPPPSVVTHPDLGDAVATQVSTFLCPSDVHERISDEWGATNYHANNGTAQDGGLYVNCDGLFYIDSQKRFRDILDGTSHTAAFSETLIGSGSPDSTRGVANSGPEGLLASVWDASSPTIDDSWCLNDSSPVIFSRGEKWADGSVNDTGYHHFYGPNALENDCYSRYAARKSARSRHPGGVMLLMADGSVRFVTESIDRYTWQLIGSIADNEVIPEY